Genomic segment of Pararhodobacter zhoushanensis:
TGGGGCGGCTTTTATGCCCGTCGCAAGGGCGGTTCCGGCCCGGACATGGCGCAATACGCCGGCGTCTGGGGTATCATCGGTGGACTGCTGTTCACCTTCCTCGCCGTGGGTCTCGACAGGTTTATCTGATGTTCCTGCCCTTCCTCGAACAACTCCGCCAGCACAGCGTCCCGGTGACGCTGCGCGAATACCTCGGGTTCCTTGAGGCGCTCAAGGTCGGTCTGGCGCAGTTCGACGCGGAAGGGTTCTACTATCTGGCCCGCACCACGATGGTGAAGGACGAAAAGCACATCGACCGCTTTGACCGCGCCTTTGCGGCGACGTTCAAGGGTCTGGACTCGATCACGCCCGAGTCGATGCTGCAGGCCATCGACCTGCCCGCCGACTGGCTGGAGAAACTGGCCGAAAAGCACCTGAGCGAAGAACAGCGCGCCGAGATCGAGGCGATGGGCGGCTTTGACAAGCTCATGGAGGCGTTGAAGAAACGCCTTGAGGAGCAGAAGGAACGCCATCAGGGCGGGTCCAAGTGGATCGGCACGGCGGGCACCTCACCGTTCGGGGCCTACGGCTACAACCCCGAAGGCGTGCGCATCGGCCAGAAAGAGGGCCGCCATGGCCGCGCGGTCAAGGTCTGGGACAAGCGCGAGTTCAAGAACCTCGACGACTCGGTTGAGTTGGGCACCCGCAACATCAAGGTTGCGCTCAAACGCCTGCGCCGCTGGGCGCGGGACGGCGCGCATGAAGAGCTGGATCTGGACGGCACGATCCGCGCCACCGCCGAACAGGGCTGGCTGGACGTCAAAACCCGGCCCGAGCGGCGCAATGCAGTTAAGGTGCTGCTGTTCTTTGATGTGGGCGGGTCAATGGACCCTTACGTCAAGGTGATGGAGGAGCTGTTCAGCGCCGCGCGGGTCGAGTTCAAGCATCTCGAACATTTCTACTTCCACAACTGCCTCTATGAATTCCTGTGGAAGGACAACGCCCGCCGCTGGAACGCCCGCACCCCTACCTGGGAAGTGTTGCGGACCTATGGCGCTGATTACAAATGTATTTTCGTCGGCGATGCGAACATGTCGCCCTATGAGGTCGCGCATGCGGGCGGCGCGAACGAGCATTGGAACGACGAAAGCGGCGCGACCTGGCTGAGCCGCGCGCGCGAACACTGGCCGCAGAACCTGTGGATCAACCCGACGCCCAAGCAATACTGGCACCACTCGCATTCGATCCGCATGATCGGTGAGATCTTCGAGGACCGCATGGTGCCGATGTCGCTGGAAGGGCTGACCGAGGGTATGAAAATGCTGGGCCGATAAGCCCGGCCCGGCGCGGGCTGCCGATTTCGCTGGCATCGCCCCGGGACCAGGTGCCGCAGCGCGGCAATCGGGCGTTTTGCGGTTGCATCATCACTTGGAATGATTCTAGACCGTAGCCAAGGACGCGACTCGCCAGCCGCCCTTGCGGGCCCTCGCCAATCGCGCCGCGTCCGAGACATGTCTCAAGGATATCAAGATCATGAAAACCGGCTATCGCCTTCCCGAGGTGACCTTCCACACCCGTGTCCGCGACGAGAGCGTGGGCGGCCCGAACCCGTTTCGCTGGCAAGACCTGACCACCGCCGACTATTTTGCCGGCAAGCGCGTGGTGCTGTTCTCGCTGCCCGGCGCCTTCACGCCGACCTGCTCGACCTACCAACTGCCCGGCTTTGAGAACGGCTTTGCCGATTTCGCCGCTGAAGGCATCGACGCGATCTACTGCATGTCGGTAAACGACAGCTTCGTGATGAACAAATGGGCGCTGGATCAGGGCCTCAAGAACGTTCAGGTCATCCCCGACGGTGCCGGCGAATTCACCCGCCGCATGGGCATGCTGGTGCGCAAGGACAATCTGGGCTTCGGCCTGCGCTCGTGGCGCTATGCCGCGATCATCAACGACGGCGTCATCGAAGCCTGGTTCGAAGAGCCGGGCCTGTGCGACAACCACGGCGAAGACCCCTACGGCGTCTCGTCGCCCGAGACCGTGCTGAACTGGCTCAAAGAAGCCAACGCCGAAAAAGCGGCCTGAGTTCTGAGGGCTGGCCTTGCGGGGCCAGCCCTTTTGCCATGCAGATCATGCATGGCGCCAAGGCGCGGCGATTGTTGCCTTTGCAGGGTCGTCGGCCTATGTAAAAGAGACCGAAACGCCTGGGGAGGAACCCGATGCGCGATCTCAAGCTGCCCGATCAGCGCCACCCGGAAAAGGCGCATCGTCCTGACAATGCGCAGCCGAAAAAGCCGTCGTGGATCCGCGTCAAGGCACCGGGCGGTGAGGGCTACAACCAGACCCGCCAGATCATCCGCGAGCACAAGCTGAGCACGGTCTGTGAAGAGGCGGGCTGCCCCAATGTCGGCGAATGCTGGAGCCAGGGCCACGCGACCATGATGATCATGGGCGAGGTCTGCACCCGCGCCTGCACCTTCTGCAACATCGCCACCGGCAAACCGCCCGAGGCGCTGGATGCGTTCGAGCCGGGCCGCGTTGCCGATGCGGTCAAGAAGCTGGGGCTGAACCATGTGGTGATCACCTCGGTTGACCGTGACGACATCGAAGATGGCGGCGCCGAGCATTTCGCCCAGACCATCCGCGCGATCCGCCGTCAGGCACCCGGCACCACGATCGAGATCCTGACGCCCGACTTCATCCGCTGCGACCCGTCGGTGCTGGAGATCGTGGTCAAGGCCAAGCCTGACGTTTTCAACCACAACCTCGAAACCGTGCCGGGCCTTTACCCTGAGGTCCGCCCGGGCGCGCGCTATTTCCATTCGCTGCGGCTGTTGCAGCGGGTCAAGGAAATGGACCCGAGCATCTTTACGAAATCCGGCATCATGGTCGGCCTGGGTGAGAACCGGCAGGCGGTGCTGCAGGTGATGGAAGACATGCGCGCGGCGGATATCGATTTCCTCACCATCGGCCAGTATTTGCAGCCGACGCCGAAGCATCATGCCGTGGACCGCTTCGTGACCCCCGAAGAATTCGCCAGTTATGAGAAGTCGGCCTATGGCAAGGGCTTCCTGATGGTTTCGGCCACACCGCTTACCCGCTCGTCCTATCATGCGGGCGACGATTTCGCCCGGCTGCGGGCCGCGCGTCAGGCGAAGCTCGCGCGCGGCTGACGCGCGTGAGGTTGACTCGCGTGACGTTGACGCGCGTGCGGCTGCGTCAGTAGATGTAGCGGATCTGATCGGTCCAGTACCGTTCCATCCGTTTGAGCGTGGCGTTGATGCCGTCGAGATCGGCATCGGTGATCACCGCCTTGCGCAACAGCCCGTCGGCATGACGCGCAAAGAGATCTGATACCACGTCGCGCACGTCGTGCCCTTGCGGTGTCAACCGGACCCGGACGCTGCGGCGATCAATCGCGCAGCGGGCGTGATGCATATAGCCGTTTTCGACCAGTTTCTTGAGGTTGTACGATACGTTCGAGCCCTGATAATACCCGCGCGTTTTCAACTCCCCTGCTGTCACCTCATTATCGCCGATGTTGAACAACAACAGCGCCTGCACGGCGTTGATGTCCAGAATGGCGAGCCGTTCAAATTCATCCTTGATGACATCCAGAAGCAGCCGATGCAGCCGTTCGACCAGCGAAAGGCTGTCCAGATACCGGGCCAACAGATCTGTGTTAGCGCCTGCATCGCTGCGGGCTGCGGGGGTTCTGACGGGGCTGTGAAAGCTCATGCGTGACCTCGGCAATCAATTCCGGCCTTTAGCATGCGGTGCAAAAAGCAAAGACGAGGTTAAGCGGCGGAATATTTTCTGCAGACGAAGGCAGTTGTTTCATCAAACCACACCGCCCCCTGCATTTTTCACAAAAAAGTCAAACGCTTGAAACCGCATTGACCGAAATATAGGGGTATGGTCTCTGTCGCCCTGTTCTTAATGGAGTTTTCTCATGAACACGTTTTCCAAAGCAGCAGCGGTCGGTCTTTTCGCCCTTGCTGCTCCCGCCGCTGCCTCGGCTGCCTGCCCGACCTACGCGCAACCCGGTGCACCGCTGTCCTACACCGCTGAAACGGTCTGGACCCCGCAATCGTCGACCGTTATTGCCGGCGGCGATCAGGACCTGAGCACCTGCGCCGAAGTTCCCGGCGCGGGCTATGTGATCGAAACGCCGGACTTCACGCTGGCCTACGATGCGCTCAACATGGGTCGGGCGCTGGAATTCCGCGTCACCGGCTCGTGCGACACCGTGCTTTTGGTGAACAGCGCCTCGGGCGAATGGCTGTTCAACGACGACACCAACGAGATGCACCCGGTCGTGCGCATCAACAACGCGCCCAGCGGTCAATATGACCTGTGGGTCGGCACTTTTGGCCCGGAAACCTGCGAAGCAACGCTGACCGTCGAGATCGTTCTGATCCGACGCCATGCCTGATGCAAAGGGCGGCACCGTACCGGGTGCCGCCCACGACGCCCCCGCAACTGCCGCTTGGGTGCGCGTCCTATTTGGACCGCGCCGACAGGCACCCGACCGACACAATGATCGGCGGCGATTTATTTCAAGACTGTCACCAAAAGCTGAGAGTTCGGCGCACTTCTAGGCTCTTGACTGACATCACATATCGTTCCACGCTCGCACAGCATCTTATTTTCAAGGAGGATTCCATGTCGTTTTTCACTCATTTCAAAACCGGATTTCTGATTGCCGCCACCGGGGCAGCCGTCAGCGTTGTCGCCACGGGTTCGGCGATGGCGCAAAGCTGCCCGGACTGGCAGCTTGGCGGCGTTCCGATCACCACCGATGCCGAGACAGCCTGGACAGCGCAGCAATACGCGATGTTCGCGGGCGGCGGTGTGGACCTCAGCCAGTGTTCGGCGTTTCAGGCTTATGGCCGCGTGACCGCCCAGCCGTCGTTCAGCATCAGCTATGATGCCCGCTCGATGGGCCGCGATCTGGAATTCCGCGTGCAGTCCGAGTGCGACACCACGCTGCTGATCAATGATTCCACCGCCCAGTGGCATTACAACGACGACGAAGACGGCACCCTGTCGCCGCGCCTGCGCCTGCCCGCCGCCGCGACCGGTCGCTATGACGTCTGGGTCGGCACCTATGGCGAGCAAGCCTGTCAGGCCACGCTGGTTCTGGAAAGCTTCTCGCCGTCGACCGGCATGCCCACCACCCCGACCCAGCCTGCAACACCGGTCTGCCCCGACTGGCAGCTGGGCGGTGCCGAAGTGACCCTGAATGGCGGTGGTTCGGACACGCGTTCGGTCGTTGCCGGTGGGTCGATCAACCTGCGCGAAACCCAGTGCAACGTCCCGGGCGGTGGCTATGTCGCTCAGGCCCCCGACTTCACGCTGTACTATGATCCGCAAGGCATGGATGCCACGCTCAACATCAGCGTTGACGGCACCTGCGATACCACGCTGCTGATCAACGACCAGTCGGCGCAGTGGCTGTTCGACGACGACACCAACGCCCTGCAACCGGCGCTGTCGATCGCCGGCGCCCCGGCCGGCCGCTATGACATCTGGGTTGGCACCTATGGCGCCTCGACCTGCCAGTCGAACATCTCGTTCTCGGCTGCGGCGCCGATGCCGGTGCAACCGACCGCGCCCAGCAAATAAGCGCGGCGGATCAGCCCCAAGGGAAAGGCCGGGTCATGCGACCCGGCCTTTTCCATTCAGCCCCGTGAAGCCCGCGTGCGGTGCTCCCGCTCAGCGCTCAAGCCGCGCCGCCGCATGCACCGCGATCCGGTCGAGCAGCCCGGCATAGGCCCCCGGCCCCACCGGTTGCGCATTGCCCTTGCCGATCCGGGCGGTGACCCATTGATAGAGATCGTGGTCATTCTCGCCCAGAAGCGCCTCATAGACGTCCAGCGCCGCGTCATCCAGCGTGACCGCCTGTTCATCCGCCCAAGGGCCAAGGATCAGGTCCATCTCCTTGATCCCGCGCCGCCAGGATCGCATCTTCAGGCGCTTCAGCCGGTTCTCGTCACTCACGCGTCACCTCATTGGACATCTGCAACCGCAGCGCTTTCTCCAGCCGCCCCAGCCGTTCGCTCATGCTGAGCATGTCGGCGCGCAGGCTGCGGATCTCGACCAGCGCGGGCTTCAGCGCCACGTCGCCCGGCTCTTCCTGAGTCGGAGGCGTGACGTCATCGCCCTCGCCCGTCAAGAGCCATCGCAGCGACACGCCCAGCATGGCGGCCAGCATCTGCAAGCGGTTGGCGCGCGGCTCGGACACATCGTTCTCCCAGTCGCGCAACGTCTTGGCGCGTACGCCCAGGCGTTGGGCCAATTGGGTCTGTGTCATGGAAGCGGCTTCGCGCGCGGCGGCCAGCCGGTCGCCCAATGTCGCGTGATCGTCGGTGAACCAGGTATCGCTCATCGTCATCTCCTCTGTCTGGGGGGCGCTGCAATGCGGCACCAAGCGCCGCTTCGCCCTTGAACGGGATCGCGGCGCACCCTATGACATGGCTCCGGGAAACACAAACCGGAGGCCCCTGATGCCGTTCCTTTCCGACACCCTTTCGCGCGTCAAACCCTCGGCGACCATCGCCGTCACCAACATGGCCGCCGAGATGAAGGCGGCGGGCAAGGACGTGATCGGCCTCGGCGCTGGCGAACCCGATTTCGACACGCCCCAGAACATCAAGGACGCGGCAAAAGCGGCGATTGATGCGGGCAAGACGAAATACACCGCCGTGGACGGCATTCCCGAGCTGAAAAAGGCCATCTGCGCCAAATTCGCCCGCGAGAACGGCCTGACCTACGCACCCAACCAGATCACCGTCGGCACCGGCGGCAAGCAGACGCTGTACAACGCGCTGATGGCCACCTGTAACCCGGGCGACGAAGTGATCATCCCCGCGCCCTATTGGGTCAGCTACCCCGACATGGTGCTGCTGGCTGGCGGCACGCCGGTGGCCGTGCCTGCCGGGATCGAGACCAATTTCAAACTGACGCCCGCAGCACTTGAAGCGGCGATCACGCCCAAGACCAAGTGGTTCATCTTCAACTCGCCGTCCAACCCGACCGGCGCGGGCTATACCCGCGACGAGCTGAAGGGCCTGACCGACGTGCTGATGCGCCACCCGCATGTCTGGGTGATGGCCGATGACATGTATGAACACCTCGTGTTCGACGATTTCGAGTTCACCTCGCCCGCGCAGGTCGAGCCCGGCCTCTATGACCGCACGCTGACCTGCAACGGGGTCTCCAAGGCCTATGCGATGACCGGCTGGCGCATCGGCTATGCGGCGGGCCCGGTGGCGCTGATCAAGGCGATGGCGACGCTGCAATCGCAATCGACCTCGAACCCCTCGTCGATCTCGCAATACGCAGCACTCGAGGCGCTCAACGGCCCGCAGGACTTCCTCGTCCCCTTCCGCGAGGCCTTCCAGCGCCGCCGCAACCTCGTGGTCGAGATGCTGAACGCCGCCCCCGGCATCACCTGCCCCAAGCCCGAAGGCGCCTTCTACGTCTACCCCGACATCTCGGGCTGCATCGGCAAGACCTCGGCCGGCGGCACGCTGATCGAGAATGACGAAGTCTTCGCCAAGACCCTGCTGCAGGAAACCGGCGTCGCCGTGGTCTTCGGCGCGGCCTTCGGCCTCAGCCCCAACTTCCGCGTCAGCTATGCGACGTCCGACGAAGCCCTGACCGAAGCCTGCACCCGCATCCAGAGCTTCTGCAACGGCCTGCGCTGACGCGCAGCGCACCCAACACCACTCCAGACGCCCGCCCCCTCCGGCGGGCGTCTTGCGTTTCGCCCTCCTTCATCTTGCCCTAAATACGCACTTTTTCTTTCACCCTGTCCCAAAGACTCACACCCACCACCCTCACCCGGCACAGCCTCACCCCTGAGGCACCGCGCGGGGGAACCCCGCGCCGGCGCGAGGGGGCTCGATGCCCCCGAGCGCCGGCCCCCGCTGGACAAGCCCACCCCTGCACCCTAGCCTGACAGCGCATCACCGGGAGGGCTCGATGCCGACAGAGGTTCTGCACGTTGCCGAATGCCCGGCGGACGACCCGCGCGCGGCACAAACCCTCGTGCGCGCCCTGCACCCCACCGGCTTTGCGCTGGTCGTGGTCTTCGTCTCCCCCTCGCCCCCGACCCCGCTGCGCTGATCCGCGATCTCTCGCAACGCCTCGCCCCCGCGCCGGTGATCGGCTGCACGACAGCCGGTGAGATCGGCGCGCAGGGCTATGCCGAGGGGCTGATCGTTGCCATCGGCTTTCCGGCGCAACATTTCGCCGCCGAAACGCTCCTGATCCCCGACCTTGCCCGCCTTGATGCCCAAGCCGCCATCGGCGACCTGATCCGCCTGCGCGGTGCTCTGGCGCAGGCCAACCCGGACCGCGAACATGAATTCGCCTTCCTGCTGGTCGACGGTCTGTCGGCAAAAGAGGACGAACTGGCCTCGGCCCTCGCCCCCGGCCTCGGGGCCACCCAGCTTTTCGGTGGCTCGGCGGCGGACGGGGTTCGGTTTCTTGAGACCTTCGTCTTCCACAACGGCACTGCCCTGCGCAACGCCGCCGTGGTCACCGCCCTGCGCACCGATTGCCCGGTCCGCGTCTTCCGCTTCGACCATTTCCAGCCCAGCGACACGCGCATGGTGGTCACCAGCGCCGATCCCTCGCGCCGCCGCGTGCAAAGCATCAACGCCGCCCCCGCCGCGCAGGAATACGCGCGCCTTCTGGGCAAAGACCCGCACCAGCTGACCCCTTTCACCTTCGCCGCCCATCCCGTCGTGGTGCGTGTCGGCGGGCGGCATCACGTGCGCTCGATCCGGCAGATGGACGAGAACGGCGATCTGATCTTTTTCTCGGCGATCGACGAGGGGCTGGTGCTGACGCTGGCCGAGCCGATGGATATGGTTGACCACCTGTCGCGCTCGCTGGGCAGCCTGACCACTCATGCCGCACCCCGCGCGATCCTCGGCTGCGACTGCATCCTGCGGCGGATCGAGGCACAGGAGAAACAGCTGTCCGGCCAGATCTCGACCCTGCTCCGCCTGCATAACGTCACAGGCTTTTCGACCTATGGCGAACAGCTCAACGCCATGCATGTGAACCAGACGCTCACCGGCGTCGCCCTCTATGCCCCGCCTGCCAAAGCCCGACCATGAGCCCCACCCGCACGGCCCAGACCCTGCTCAACCCCGCCGACCCGGTCGAGCGCCAGAACGAAAAGCTCCTACGCATCGTCGAGGTGCTGATGCGCCGCGTCGAGCAAGGCACCGACCTGTCCGGCGCCGCCTATGCCCAGTTCGAGCGCGCCGCGATGCTGGAAGATCAGGTCCGCGCCCGCACCCGTGAGCTGGAAGCGGCCCTCGATCTGCTCAACGAGTCGAACGCCCGCCTCGCCTTGGCCAGCCGCGAGGCCGAGGCAACCCGGCGCAACCTCTCGGACGCCATCGAGACCGTGCAGGAAGGCTTCGGCCTCTTCGGTCCCGATGACATCCTCGTCATGAGCAATTCGCGCTTTGGCCTGCAGTTGCAGGACATCCGGCCCGGTCTGGTCCCCGGTCTCAGCTTTGCCGGGTATGTGGATCTGGTCAGCAGCTCGGGCCAGCTGTCGCTGCCCGAGGGCGTCAGCCAGCAGGACTGGGCGCTTCACCGCCTGCAACGCCACCGCGAGAACAGCACCGTGTTCATCGTCGCGCTCAAGGGCGACCGCTGGTTGCAGGTGTCCGAGCATCGCACCGGCGACGGCGGCACGGTGATCCTGCAGACCGACGTCACCGACATCATCCGCGCCGAGCGCAAAGCGCGCGGCCAGTTGCTCGACGATCAGGCCCGCGTCATCCGCGCCACGCTGGACCATATCACCCAAGGCGTGTGCATCTTTGATCCCGAAGCCCGGCTGATCGGCTGGAACGCCCGCGCCGCCGAACTGCTCGCCGTCAGCCGCACCCGGTTCCGCCCCGGTCTGGCCTTTGACGACCTGGTCGAGCGCCTCAACGAACGCCTGCGCCCCGGCGAAGAAACCCGCATCATCGGTCTGCGCGACTGGGTTGCCAGCCCCTCGCCCCGCGCCGCTCTGCGGTTCGAGGTCACGCGCAGCGGCGATGTGGTGCTGGATGCCTTCGCGCAGGAAATGCCCGACCGGGGTTTCGTGATCTCCTTCACCGACATCACCACCGAACGCCGCGCCATCGCCGCCCTGAGCCGCGCCAACGAGACGCTGGAGGTCCGCGTCGCCGCGCGCACACTCGAGCTGCGGGACGCGCTGGCGCAGGCCGAACGCGCCAACGCCGCCCGCTCGCGCTTTGTCGCCGCTGCCAGCCATGACCTGTTGCAACCGCTGTCCGCCGCCAAGTTATTTCTGGCGTCGATGGAGGATGAATCCCTCAACCCCCGCGCCATGGACGCGCTGTGCAAAACCCGCTCGGCGTTGCAATCGGTCGAGACCCTGCTCGACGCCCTCCTCGACATCTCGCGCCTCGAAAGTGGCCGCCTCAGCGTGTCGCCACAGCCGGTGATGCTCGCCACGCTGCTGGCCCGTCTGGCAGAAGAATTCGGCCCCATCGCCCAGGAACGCGGCCTGTCCCTGCGGCTGCGGCCGACCGATACGGTGGTGATCTCGGACCCCACGTGGCTGCGCCGTATCCTGCAGAACCTGATCGGCAACGCCCTGCGCTACACCGCGCGCGGCGGCGTGCTGGTCGGCGTGCGGCAGGGCGCGGCGGGCTTGCGGGTCGAGATTACCGATACCGGCCCGGGGATCCCGGAATCCGAGCGCGAGGCGATCTTCCGCGAGTTTCACCGCCTCAACGCCCGC
This window contains:
- the lipA gene encoding lipoyl synthase; protein product: MRDLKLPDQRHPEKAHRPDNAQPKKPSWIRVKAPGGEGYNQTRQIIREHKLSTVCEEAGCPNVGECWSQGHATMMIMGEVCTRACTFCNIATGKPPEALDAFEPGRVADAVKKLGLNHVVITSVDRDDIEDGGAEHFAQTIRAIRRQAPGTTIEILTPDFIRCDPSVLEIVVKAKPDVFNHNLETVPGLYPEVRPGARYFHSLRLLQRVKEMDPSIFTKSGIMVGLGENRQAVLQVMEDMRAADIDFLTIGQYLQPTPKHHAVDRFVTPEEFASYEKSAYGKGFLMVSATPLTRSSYHAGDDFARLRAARQAKLARG
- a CDS encoding pyridoxal phosphate-dependent aminotransferase, coding for MPFLSDTLSRVKPSATIAVTNMAAEMKAAGKDVIGLGAGEPDFDTPQNIKDAAKAAIDAGKTKYTAVDGIPELKKAICAKFARENGLTYAPNQITVGTGGKQTLYNALMATCNPGDEVIIPAPYWVSYPDMVLLAGGTPVAVPAGIETNFKLTPAALEAAITPKTKWFIFNSPSNPTGAGYTRDELKGLTDVLMRHPHVWVMADDMYEHLVFDDFEFTSPAQVEPGLYDRTLTCNGVSKAYAMTGWRIGYAAGPVALIKAMATLQSQSTSNPSSISQYAALEALNGPQDFLVPFREAFQRRRNLVVEMLNAAPGITCPKPEGAFYVYPDISGCIGKTSAGGTLIENDEVFAKTLLQETGVAVVFGAAFGLSPNFRVSYATSDEALTEACTRIQSFCNGLR
- a CDS encoding hybrid sensor histidine kinase/response regulator, yielding MSPTRTAQTLLNPADPVERQNEKLLRIVEVLMRRVEQGTDLSGAAYAQFERAAMLEDQVRARTRELEAALDLLNESNARLALASREAEATRRNLSDAIETVQEGFGLFGPDDILVMSNSRFGLQLQDIRPGLVPGLSFAGYVDLVSSSGQLSLPEGVSQQDWALHRLQRHRENSTVFIVALKGDRWLQVSEHRTGDGGTVILQTDVTDIIRAERKARGQLLDDQARVIRATLDHITQGVCIFDPEARLIGWNARAAELLAVSRTRFRPGLAFDDLVERLNERLRPGEETRIIGLRDWVASPSPRAALRFEVTRSGDVVLDAFAQEMPDRGFVISFTDITTERRAIAALSRANETLEVRVAARTLELRDALAQAERANAARSRFVAAASHDLLQPLSAAKLFLASMEDESLNPRAMDALCKTRSALQSVETLLDALLDISRLESGRLSVSPQPVMLATLLARLAEEFGPIAQERGLSLRLRPTDTVVISDPTWLRRILQNLIGNALRYTARGGVLVGVRQGAAGLRVEITDTGPGIPESEREAIFREFHRLNARASASEGMGLGLAIVERAAALLGHAVTLDSHVGQGSRFVLHLGPTADSAPPGPVADRAPRPDLPQDLIGLLVAEDADMRRALAHLLEGWGVNVFDVPDAAEALSLLDETGLAPDFVLIDTRPGAEDAGLALIRDLTTRYGPLHARMLATSRAEPLRLRAIRAGAPLLYKPVDTGLLQRFIAGARRSG
- a CDS encoding FAD assembly factor SdhE translates to MSDENRLKRLKMRSWRRGIKEMDLILGPWADEQAVTLDDAALDVYEALLGENDHDLYQWVTARIGKGNAQPVGPGAYAGLLDRIAVHAAARLER
- a CDS encoding vWA domain-containing protein; amino-acid sequence: MFLPFLEQLRQHSVPVTLREYLGFLEALKVGLAQFDAEGFYYLARTTMVKDEKHIDRFDRAFAATFKGLDSITPESMLQAIDLPADWLEKLAEKHLSEEQRAEIEAMGGFDKLMEALKKRLEEQKERHQGGSKWIGTAGTSPFGAYGYNPEGVRIGQKEGRHGRAVKVWDKREFKNLDDSVELGTRNIKVALKRLRRWARDGAHEELDLDGTIRATAEQGWLDVKTRPERRNAVKVLLFFDVGGSMDPYVKVMEELFSAARVEFKHLEHFYFHNCLYEFLWKDNARRWNARTPTWEVLRTYGADYKCIFVGDANMSPYEVAHAGGANEHWNDESGATWLSRAREHWPQNLWINPTPKQYWHHSHSIRMIGEIFEDRMVPMSLEGLTEGMKMLGR
- a CDS encoding MarR family winged helix-turn-helix transcriptional regulator, which translates into the protein MSFHSPVRTPAARSDAGANTDLLARYLDSLSLVERLHRLLLDVIKDEFERLAILDINAVQALLLFNIGDNEVTAGELKTRGYYQGSNVSYNLKKLVENGYMHHARCAIDRRSVRVRLTPQGHDVRDVVSDLFARHADGLLRKAVITDADLDGINATLKRMERYWTDQIRYIY
- a CDS encoding helix-turn-helix domain-containing protein, whose protein sequence is MSDTWFTDDHATLGDRLAAAREAASMTQTQLAQRLGVRAKTLRDWENDVSEPRANRLQMLAAMLGVSLRWLLTGEGDDVTPPTQEEPGDVALKPALVEIRSLRADMLSMSERLGRLEKALRLQMSNEVTRE
- a CDS encoding peroxiredoxin; the protein is MKTGYRLPEVTFHTRVRDESVGGPNPFRWQDLTTADYFAGKRVVLFSLPGAFTPTCSTYQLPGFENGFADFAAEGIDAIYCMSVNDSFVMNKWALDQGLKNVQVIPDGAGEFTRRMGMLVRKDNLGFGLRSWRYAAIINDGVIEAWFEEPGLCDNHGEDPYGVSSPETVLNWLKEANAEKAA